A window of Cryptomeria japonica chromosome 3, Sugi_1.0, whole genome shotgun sequence contains these coding sequences:
- the LOC131032439 gene encoding beta-fructofuranosidase, soluble isoenzyme I: MGKMGLEDAAGPYVGLLNNEDSRKKSKRTHLSLVVLSIVLIAACLAILNRKTQLEPKEEEEQIPENLVYTISRGPADGVSEKSVRIPFSSSPYPWTNAELKWQRTGFHFQPEKNWMNDPDGPLVYKGWYHLFYQYNPDSAIWGNITWGHAISRDLVHWYYLELAMVPDHWYDINGVWTGSATFLQDGRLAMLYTGSTNESVQVQNLAFPADPEDPLLQNWIKSEANPVLLPPQGIGLTDFRDPTTGWLLEDGVWRIIIGSKLNKTGVALIFKTQDFVKYEEEGILHQVSGTGMWECVDFYPLNASGTAVGLDSSVTGPGVKHVLKASFDDDKHDYYAVGTYDVVNQTFVPDDPEMDVGTGLRLDYGKYYASKTFFDSERQRRILWGWVGETDSAQDDLLKGWASLQTVPRSVWFDAKTKANIIQWPVEEISELRSDELKLENLVLSPGSVIEINIPDSSQLDIELVLEFPSQDTLANLTEADVTTYNCSTSQGAAGRGPLGPFGLLVLADKDRREQTAVYFYITKASDGEFKTFFCHDELRSSRASDLILRNYGSFVPVLLDEKTLSLRTLVDHSIVESFAQGGRTCITSRVYPTVAIDGSAKLFLFNNATTTLKVKSLNVWQMQSVLMRPYVA, encoded by the exons ATGGGGAAGATGGGTTTAGAGGATGCAGCAGGACCTTATGTGGGTCTCTTGAACAATGAAGATAGCAGAAAGAAATCAAAGAGGACTCATTTATCTTTGGTTGTTCTGTCTATTGTGTTAATTGCTGCATGTCTGGCTATTTTAAACAGAAAAACCCAGTTAGAACCAAAAGAAGAAGAGGAACAAATACCAGAGAATTTAGTATATACTATTTCAAGAGGACCTGCTGACGGGGTCTCAGAAAAAAGTGTAAGAATTCCATTCTCGTCTTCTCCATACCCGTGGACCAATGCAGAGCTCAAATGGCAGAGGACTGGATTTCATTTCCAACCTGAGAAGAATTGGATGAACG ATCCGGACG GGCCACTCGTTTATAAGGGATGGTATCACTTGTTCTATCAGTATAACCCAGACTCGGCAATATGGGGGAACATAACATGGGGGCATGCGATCTCCAGGGACCTGGTTCACTGGTATTATCTGGAATTGGCCATGGTTCCAGATCATTGGTATGACATTAATGGGGTCTGGACAGGCTCTGCTACGTTTTTGCAGGATGGTAGGCTCGCTATGCTTTACACTGGATCCACCAATGAGTCTGTTCAGGTCCAGAATCTGGCCTTTCCTGCGGACCCAGAGGACCCTCTGCTACAAAACTGGATTAAATCAGAGGCTAATCCGGTTTTGCTTCCACCCCAGGGGATTGGTCTGACTGATTTTAGGGATCCCACCACAGGTTGGTTATTAGAAGATGGTGTTTGGAGAATTATCATAGGATCCAAGCTGAATAAAACAGGCGTTGCCCTGATTTTTAAGACTCAGGATTTTGTGAAGTACGAGGAGGAGGGAATTCTGCACCAGGTGTCTGGAACTGGCATGTGGGAATGTGTAGATTTCTATCCACTTAACGCATCTGGAACAGCAGTAGGCTTAGACAGTTCTGTAACTGGGCCGGGTGTTAAACATGTGTTGAAGGCAAGCTTCGATGATGACAAGCATGATTATTATGCAGTTGGAACATATGATGTGGTTAATCAAACTTTTGTTCCAGATGATCCAGAAATGGATGTAGGGACTGGGCTTAGATTGGATTATGGAAAGTATTATGCCTCCAAGACCTTTTTTGATTCAGAACGCCAGCGAAGAATTCTATGGGGATGGGTGGGAGAGACCGACAGTGCGCAGGATGATCTGTTGAAGGGATGGGCTTCACTTCAG ACGGTTCCAAGAAGTGTCTGGTTTGATGCCAAGACGAAGGCCAACATCATTCAGTGGCCAGTTGAAGAAATCAGTGAACTTCGTTCAGATGAGCTTAAGCTAGAGAATCTTGTGCTCTCACCAGGCTCTGTAATAGAGATCAATATACCTGATTCATCtcag TTGGACATTGAGCTTGTTCTCGAATTCCCATCGCAAGACACTCTTGCAAATTTAACGGAAGCAGATGTAACAACATACAACTGCAGCACCAGCCAGGGGGCTGCAGGCAGAGGCCCACTGGGTCCTTTCGGGCTACTTGTTCTGGCTGACAAGGACAGAAGGGAACAAACAGCTGTTTATTTCTACATTACCAAAGCATCTGATGGGGAGTTCAAGACATTTTTCTGCCATGATGAGCTCAG gtCATCACGTGCATCTGATCTCATCTTGAGAAACTATGGAAGTTTTGTACCCGTCCTGTTAGACGAAAAAACACTCTCTCTCCGAACGCTG GTTGACCACTCAATTGTTGAAAGCTTTGCCCAAGGTGGAAGAACATGCATTACATCGAGGGTGTATCCAACTGTGGCCATCGATGGTTCTGCCAAGCTTTTCTTGTTCAACAATGCCACTACAACTTTAAAAGTAAAGAGCCTCAATGTGTGGCAGATGCAGTCAGTGTTAATGCGTCCCTATGTAGCGTAG